From the Mesotoga prima MesG1.Ag.4.2 genome, the window CTCTACAGGGGAGAAGATCGCCTTCGAGTTTTCAGGTAGATATGATAATACAGGCAACACGGAGAGAATAAAATGCATGTTGTATTACCGTTGTGTCGATCTTCTTGAGAAGCCTTTGAAGGGAATAGTATTACCTCAAATGCCTAATGTTCATGTTTTCGCAATTTCTCTTTCTAGAGCTGAACCCGGTTCTCAGGAAGAGTAACTGCGGATTTTAGAACATAAATTTTGATGTGGAAGACCGATTGCATGATAAGAACATATGCCCTTTAGAAAACTAGATCCCAAAATGAATTCGGGATGACACTGAACGAGATCCCGAAAGAGAAGTCTCAAACAGGAGAGCTTTGGGGCAGACTCCACGGGATGACAGCGAATGGTTATTCGAAAATTCGCTGAGGGTTGAATATGTAGAGATCTTTCAAAGGCCACTGTAGGGATTACATCCTCAGTAGCACTGAAAGCCGTGAATGGGTCAACTGCTTTCGTTATCGAGACCCCAGACCCTATACTCTATACCCTGCTCCTAATTCCATGCTGAACTTCTTTCAGCATCTTGATCTTGGCTTTTGAAATTGACCAAGAACGAAGAACAGATCCTCGCTCTTGAACGAATAACAGGTTTCCCTCGGCGAACGGCGAACCAATTTCTTTGCTCTTTCCAACGCCCTGACAGCAACCTCCGCCCCCGACTTTTTTGGCAACTTGGAACTGATCCTTTATTCTTTCAGACCATCAGCACCATATGCCACCACGAAGCCAGGTGTCAAACCTTGACACTGTATCTGGCCAGTGATAGAATCTACTATACGGATGCGTAGCTCAGCGGAAGAGCGCTTCCTTCACACGGAAGAGGCCACAGGTTCAATCCCTGTCGCATCCACCAGAATAGATAAGGGAGTCAACTGGACTCCTTTTTCGTTTTCCTTCGTGTTCTCTTTGGTTTGTCTTGCTTCTTTGCGAACTTGATCTCATATGAGGTAGGAATAGGCCACGTAAAGCCCACCGAGACTTCTCTTTTCAGAGATTTGGCAAGATTCTTCTGGTTTTCTGGAGTAAGGATTCCCGACATGTTCTGATAAACCTGAACGGTTGCCGAGCTGATAGTTTCATCTTCAAAGCCTCTCGCGAGATCCTTCAGCAACCTCTGATAAACTGCTCTCGGGGACTCGATTCTCCCGGTTCCCTTGCAAATCGGGCAAGAAGAGTATAACTTGGATCCAATGGCTGCAGACGATCTCTTCCTTGTCATTTCTAGAAGTCCCAACCTCGTGAATCCCATGATCATTGTCCTGGCCTTATCTTTCTTGAATTCACCTGTTAGACTTGAAATGATCTTTTGACGATCTTCATCGCTTTTCATGTCAATGAAGTCGATTACAACGATTCCGCCTATGTTCCGGAGCTTGAGCTGTCTTGCTATTTCTGAAGCTGCCTCCAGGTTTGTATTTAGAGAGGTTTCGGAAACGTCGTTGCCGGAAACATTGCTTGCCGAATTGACGTCGATTACCGTCATGGCTTCAGTTCTGTCTATGTAGATGTTTCCTCCGCCGGGTAGAGAGACCATTCTCGTGTAAAGGATCTTCATCTTCTCGTACACTTCTTCGCTTGCGAAGGCGTCGCCCTCGACATATCTTACGACTGGTTTGAAGCCCGATTTGAACTTGCTGATTCCGGCCACTACGTCGTGCCAAAGCTCTTCCGAGTCAACCACTATTTCTTTCGTGTTTTCTGTAAGTCTCTCTCTAAGAATGTACTCGACAAAGGATGGTTCCTCGTATAGAATCTTTGGTTTTCTGCTTCTCCTGAACGTCTCGCAGATCTGATTCCAGTTGGTACGCAGACTCTCAAGCTCTTCTTTTATTGTCTCGTCGCCAACACCGAAAGCGGCTGTGCGGAATATCACACCTTCCTTGTTTTCTAAAGTGGACTTCGCAACTGCGGTAAGTCTTTGTCTTTCTTGCTGGTCCGTAATCTTCTTAGAGATTCCGATATGTTTTGAAAAGGGAGTGTACACCAGACTCCTTCCGGGGATGCTGACTTTCAGAGTTATCTGAGGTCCCTTCGAGCCGATAGGATCCTTGCTGACCTGTACGAGAACCTTGTTGTTCTTTTCAAGTTTTGGTTGTCCCGATGCATCCTTGAATCTTAGAAAAGCATTTCTTCCAATTCCAATATTTACAAAAGCCGCTTCCAGACTGGGAACAACATTCTCTACCTTACCCAGATAGATATTTCCAGTGACACTTTCGCTGTCCATATCTTCAAAGAATATCTCTTCGAGTTGATCACCGTCAAGCGAAGCAATTCTGACCTCGTCTTCGATTCGACTGAAGACTATAGTCTGTGTTCTGTTATTCTGTATTCTTGCCACCGCCCTTTCATTTCTATAGACAGAACTAGATTTCAGTTTTTATACAACCAGTATATCTCATCGGATAATAAAAAAGCGGGCCACCTTCAGGTGGCCTTTCGCTATTCAGTCATTTCAATTATTCCTATGGATCCATTCTTTCTGGTATAGAGAACATTCACTTCATCTGTGTCAATATTTCTGTAAACGAAAAAAGTGTGGCCTAACATCTCCATTTGAAGCACGGCCTCTTCCTCGGTCATAGGTTTAATAGTGAACTTCTTGCGTCTTGTTATCATTGTGGAGTGGTCTTCCTCAAACTTGGAGGGAATTGAATCGAGGTTTTCCTTAAAGCCGTTTTTGTGTTTGTAGCGAGTTCTCTCCTTGAATCTCTTAATCCTTCTCTCAAAGGCATCCGATGATGAATCAACGACCGTATAGAAGTCACTGCCCTTCTCCTCGACACGAACCATGACACCTGGCAGGTGGGCGGTCGCTTCGATCTTGTAAAAAGCTCTTTCCTTCGAGAGCCTGAGATCCATCGAGATTAGCTTCTCCTCGTTGACAACTTTCGACACTTTCGAGAACCTCTTGTCGATGTAGTCTTTCATGGAGTCTGTTACAGTTACGTCTTTAGAGTAGATGTTGTAATCCATGATAACCCTCCTCTCGCGTGATGTGACTCAAGTTGCGTTATTACATGTTATCACAATATCAAAGACCGTTACAGTGCATGGGGATCATGGTCCTTCTAGGGAACCTCTCTCATGGTTTCGATCTGGAACAGTTCTACTGAGCACAGATTATCCCAGCTGTTCTTGAAAAGAGAAGCGAGTTGAACTGGAAGTATTTTGAACCTGTCAAGTTCATCAATTCTTACCCACTTCGCATCGACCAGAGTTGGGATTCCCGGATTATCTGGATCTGATCCCAGCTTCAACTTTCCTGAGACATAATCGCAGGAGAATATCACCTCCAGAAGGCTTTCTCTTTTGAATTCCTGAAGTGCAATGACAGAGCGTGGGGAAACCACTACTTCAGTCTCCTCCCTTATCTCTCTCTTGATTGCACTGAAAAGATCTTCGTCTGATTCGACAAAGCCGCCAGGGAAACACCAGAAGGGAGGTCTGTCGTGATGCTCATGACGAACAAGAAGGACAGATTCGTCTTTAACAATGAGAGCTCTCACTTTAATACGATGTGTATTCTTCATATGCACACCTCGACCATACCTCAACTTAAGTATATCACCTCTCCGCTCGTTGATTGATATAATGTGAGATGAGATAGGAGGTTATGGGATGCGCTATTCAAGAGTTAGAACGGTTACAACTGTTGGTTTGAAAGTTCTGGATGTTCTTGTTGAGCTGGATATTGACAGCAGGGCAGTCATCCAGGAAATGGATATTGTAGGTCTAGGAGACACCGTTATTAAGGAGAGCAAGAAGAGGGTGAAGAGTGCCGTCAAGAATTCTGGGATTGAGCTTCCAAATGGAAGGATAACTGTGAACCTCGCTCCTAGCGATGTGAAGAAGGAGGGTTCTTATCTTGATCTCCCGATAGCTGTAGGACTTCTCAAAGCCACTTCAAAGATTAACGCCGACCTATCAGACTTTGTCTTCTTTGGAGAGCTAGGTCTTGATGGAAGCTTGAGAAGAGTAAGGGGAGTATTGCCGATTTTGCTTTCACTTTCAAGAAGGGCAAAGGGTATGAAGATAGTGCTACCTGCTCCTAACAGACAGGAGGCTTCAATAGTAGACAATTTGACAATATTTACGGCCGATAATCTGAACGATCTGGTCGGTTTTCTAAACGGGTATATAGAGAAGTCTCCCATCGCTTATTCGCAGCCAGAACTTGGTAATGTTAGTGGGCCGGACATGTCTGAGATCAAAGGTCAGGAGTTTGCCAAAAGAGCTTCCGAAGTTGCTGCTGCAGGTGGTCACAACATCTCTCTTCGAGGTTCACCAGGATGCGGCAAGACAATGCTTGCACGCAGGATTCCGTCAATTCTTCCTCCTCTGACTATGGAAGAGGCTATTGAGACAACGATGATTTACAGTGTTGCGGGCCTCCTTGGAGAGAAAGGACTAATAAAGGAGAGGCCTTTTAGATCGCCGCATCATACTGCATCGACAACGTCCATTGTCGGAGGAGGCAATGACGCAAAGCCGGGCGAGATTAGTCTGGCTCATAATGGAGTATTGTTCATGGACGAGTTTCCGGAATTCAGAAGAGATGTTATCGAGGCTCTCAGACAGCCGCTAGAGGATGGAGTGATAACAGTGGCCAGGGCGAAGCTAACTGCGACATATCCAGCAAGGTTCATGATGGTTGCTGCTCAGAATCCCTGTCCCTGCGGGTGGTACGGAGATAAAACTAGAGAGTGTACATGCTCTTGGTATGACATACAGAGGTACAACAGAAAGATCTCGGGTCCAATGGAAGATAGAATAGACAT encodes:
- a CDS encoding Rne/Rng family ribonuclease, translated to MARIQNNRTQTIVFSRIEDEVRIASLDGDQLEEIFFEDMDSESVTGNIYLGKVENVVPSLEAAFVNIGIGRNAFLRFKDASGQPKLEKNNKVLVQVSKDPIGSKGPQITLKVSIPGRSLVYTPFSKHIGISKKITDQQERQRLTAVAKSTLENKEGVIFRTAAFGVGDETIKEELESLRTNWNQICETFRRSRKPKILYEEPSFVEYILRERLTENTKEIVVDSEELWHDVVAGISKFKSGFKPVVRYVEGDAFASEEVYEKMKILYTRMVSLPGGGNIYIDRTEAMTVIDVNSASNVSGNDVSETSLNTNLEAASEIARQLKLRNIGGIVVIDFIDMKSDEDRQKIISSLTGEFKKDKARTMIMGFTRLGLLEMTRKRSSAAIGSKLYSSCPICKGTGRIESPRAVYQRLLKDLARGFEDETISSATVQVYQNMSGILTPENQKNLAKSLKREVSVGFTWPIPTSYEIKFAKKQDKPKRTRRKTKKESS
- the hpf gene encoding ribosome hibernation-promoting factor, HPF/YfiA family, whose product is MDYNIYSKDVTVTDSMKDYIDKRFSKVSKVVNEEKLISMDLRLSKERAFYKIEATAHLPGVMVRVEEKGSDFYTVVDSSSDAFERRIKRFKERTRYKHKNGFKENLDSIPSKFEEDHSTMITRRKKFTIKPMTEEEAVLQMEMLGHTFFVYRNIDTDEVNVLYTRKNGSIGIIEMTE
- a CDS encoding NUDIX domain-containing protein, whose translation is MKNTHRIKVRALIVKDESVLLVRHEHHDRPPFWCFPGGFVESDEDLFSAIKREIREETEVVVSPRSVIALQEFKRESLLEVIFSCDYVSGKLKLGSDPDNPGIPTLVDAKWVRIDELDRFKILPVQLASLFKNSWDNLCSVELFQIETMREVP
- a CDS encoding YifB family Mg chelatase-like AAA ATPase; protein product: MRYSRVRTVTTVGLKVLDVLVELDIDSRAVIQEMDIVGLGDTVIKESKKRVKSAVKNSGIELPNGRITVNLAPSDVKKEGSYLDLPIAVGLLKATSKINADLSDFVFFGELGLDGSLRRVRGVLPILLSLSRRAKGMKIVLPAPNRQEASIVDNLTIFTADNLNDLVGFLNGYIEKSPIAYSQPELGNVSGPDMSEIKGQEFAKRASEVAAAGGHNISLRGSPGCGKTMLARRIPSILPPLTMEEAIETTMIYSVAGLLGEKGLIKERPFRSPHHTASTTSIVGGGNDAKPGEISLAHNGVLFMDEFPEFRRDVIEALRQPLEDGVITVARAKLTATYPARFMMVAAQNPCPCGWYGDKTRECTCSWYDIQRYNRKISGPMEDRIDIFVDMPRLDFDKYMENSTTESSDEIRKRVIAARKRQSERYEGMSIFSNSQLGHALLKEYVPLDTASRSLLSAAMDKMKLTARAIDRVLKVALTVADLEESKVEARHIAEALQYRRKT